One window of Sphingobacteriales bacterium genomic DNA carries:
- a CDS encoding gliding motility lipoprotein GldH: MQQSILKCLFFITTLQFFGCSTNTVFEKNIKLAEGTWKYENIPVFEPEISDTVSRYNLYLNLRHSNDYAFSNMWVKVHTTLPSGKKMESRVELPLADKSGKWFGKDSGSIINQQVSIQSNAIMPELGKYKFELEQNMRVDALTEVISVGLTIEKTQ, translated from the coding sequence ATGCAGCAATCAATACTGAAGTGTTTGTTTTTTATAACTACCCTACAGTTTTTTGGATGTTCGACCAATACAGTATTTGAAAAAAATATTAAACTGGCCGAAGGAACATGGAAATATGAAAATATACCGGTTTTTGAACCTGAAATATCGGATACAGTTTCTCGCTATAACCTATATCTGAACCTTCGACACAGTAACGACTATGCCTTTAGCAATATGTGGGTGAAAGTACACACGACTTTGCCATCCGGCAAAAAGATGGAAAGTCGTGTAGAATTACCGCTTGCCGATAAGTCGGGCAAATGGTTTGGAAAAGACTCAGGAAGCATTATCAATCAACAAGTGTCCATTCAATCAAATGCCATTATGCCTGAACTTGGTAAGTATAAGTTTGAACTGGAACAAAACATGCGTGTAGATGCTCTAACTGAGGTTATCAGTGTAGGGCTTACCATAGAAAAAACTCAGTAA
- a CDS encoding sterol desaturase family protein yields MDQLLDPIIIYAIPFFIVMMALELYIGYKEHLDLYETKDSIACLTMGIGSVFIGAGMKALALMLYSAIYQYRLFEIGWTWWAWVILLFADDFTFYWHHRLSHEVRLLWAAHVNHHSSQRYNFAVALRQSWSELLYKYFWWIWLPFIGFHPLMVLMMQSVSLIYQFLLHTQTVKKLGFLEWFMNTPSHHRVHHSVNIPYLDRNHAGILIIWDKIFGTFQREEELIEPPVFGITSNINTFNPLKIATHEFSSLWKDMKTATTWKDSLRYAFYPPGWSPEGPNRTSRYLQKQLLKQHSPALKS; encoded by the coding sequence ATGGACCAATTACTCGATCCAATCATTATATATGCTATTCCCTTCTTTATTGTAATGATGGCACTGGAACTATATATTGGTTATAAAGAGCATTTAGACCTTTATGAAACCAAGGACAGCATCGCCTGTTTAACCATGGGGATTGGTTCGGTATTCATTGGTGCCGGAATGAAGGCCTTGGCCTTAATGTTATACTCTGCAATTTACCAATACCGGTTGTTTGAAATCGGTTGGACATGGTGGGCTTGGGTAATTTTACTGTTTGCAGATGATTTCACTTTTTACTGGCACCATCGTTTAAGCCATGAAGTAAGGCTGCTTTGGGCGGCACATGTTAACCATCATTCTTCGCAGCGATATAATTTTGCGGTGGCTTTGAGGCAAAGTTGGTCTGAGTTGTTGTATAAATATTTCTGGTGGATTTGGTTGCCCTTTATCGGATTTCATCCTTTGATGGTACTGATGATGCAATCGGTCAGCCTGATCTATCAGTTTTTATTGCACACCCAAACCGTTAAAAAGTTAGGCTTTTTAGAATGGTTTATGAATACACCTTCCCATCACCGCGTTCACCATTCGGTAAATATACCTTACTTAGATAGAAATCATGCAGGCATACTGATTATCTGGGACAAAATTTTCGGGACTTTTCAACGGGAAGAAGAATTGATAGAACCACCGGTTTTTGGGATAACCTCCAATATAAATACTTTCAATCCACTTAAAATTGCCACTCACGAGTTTTCATCACTTTGGAAGGATATGAAAACTGCCACTACCTGGAAAGATAGTCTGCGTTATGCATTTTACCCCCCGGGATGGAGCCCTGAAGGTCCTAATCGAACTTCGCGTTATTTGCAAAAACAGCTACTGAAACAGCATTCCCCTGCTCTGAAATCTTAA
- a CDS encoding UMP kinase, translated as MPNSSPKLPLPHSSGISFNLDSSNGNYGYEVEGVGIGKGEKQHPKFKRVLLKLSGEALMGNQEYGIDPERMMEYAYQIKEIVKIDGIELAIVIGGGNIFRGMDASHMGIDRASGDYMGMLATVMNGIALQSSLEKIGLFTRLTSAIEMPKICEPYIRRRAIRHLEKGRVVIFSAGTGHPFFTTDTAASLRAVEIDADVLLKATRVDGVYTADPEKDHTAIKYDTVTFNEVLTKELNVMDMTAFALCRENELPVIIFDMNKVGNLRKIIHGEKIGTLVSERS; from the coding sequence ATGCCTAACAGTAGTCCGAAACTTCCGCTCCCCCACTCTTCCGGAATTTCATTTAATTTAGATTCCTCCAATGGCAACTATGGATATGAAGTCGAAGGAGTTGGTATTGGAAAAGGAGAAAAACAGCATCCTAAATTTAAAAGGGTTCTGCTCAAACTAAGCGGAGAAGCGCTGATGGGCAATCAGGAATATGGCATTGACCCTGAGCGGATGATGGAATATGCCTATCAAATCAAGGAAATTGTAAAAATAGACGGAATTGAATTGGCCATCGTCATTGGCGGCGGTAATATTTTTAGAGGAATGGATGCTTCACACATGGGCATAGATCGTGCATCGGGCGACTATATGGGCATGTTGGCTACGGTTATGAATGGGATCGCCCTTCAAAGTTCCCTCGAAAAAATTGGGTTATTCACCCGTTTGACCTCAGCCATTGAGATGCCTAAAATTTGTGAACCCTACATTCGAAGAAGGGCTATCCGGCACCTCGAAAAAGGAAGAGTAGTTATTTTTTCGGCAGGAACCGGACATCCTTTTTTTACCACCGATACCGCAGCTTCATTAAGAGCCGTGGAAATAGATGCTGATGTTTTGTTAAAAGCAACAAGGGTTGATGGAGTTTATACCGCCGACCCTGAAAAAGATCATACCGCCATTAAATACGATACCGTTACTTTTAACGAAGTGCTGACCAAGGAACTCAATGTGATGGATATGACTGCTTTTGCCTTATGCCGAGAAAACGAACTGCCGGTCATTATCTTTGACATGAATAAAGTAGGAAACCTGCGAAAAATTATTCACGGTGAAAAAATTGGCACCTTAGTAAGTGAAAGGTCCTAA
- a CDS encoding elongation factor Ts, producing the protein MDSSFKITAKEVNELRQITGAGMMDCKKALVEANGDFEAAIEYLRKKGQKVAANRADRTATEGAAIAKTNAQGTKGIALVVGCETDFVAKNEDFVAFAHRVADVALENMPSDLDALLELNMDGMTVADKLSEQIGKIGEKIEISQFNTIEAPGVIAYIHAGNRIGVLVAVNKAKNTSIEEAGKDVAMQVAAMKPIALDEDSVPQNIIDKELEIGREQALAEGKPENMVDKISQGKLKKYFKENTLLNQQFVKDNDKSVRDYVKSIDKDLVVTDFKRVAIGK; encoded by the coding sequence ATGGATTCTTCTTTTAAAATAACTGCCAAAGAAGTTAATGAACTCAGGCAAATTACCGGTGCCGGTATGATGGATTGCAAAAAAGCCTTAGTTGAGGCTAACGGCGATTTTGAGGCTGCCATCGAGTATCTTCGCAAAAAAGGACAAAAAGTGGCCGCAAACCGTGCCGACAGAACCGCAACCGAAGGCGCGGCTATAGCTAAAACAAATGCTCAAGGCACCAAAGGAATTGCTTTGGTGGTAGGTTGTGAAACTGACTTTGTTGCAAAAAATGAAGACTTTGTGGCCTTCGCTCATAGAGTAGCTGACGTTGCTTTAGAAAATATGCCCTCCGATTTGGATGCCTTGCTTGAATTAAATATGGATGGCATGACTGTTGCGGATAAACTGAGTGAGCAAATCGGAAAAATTGGTGAGAAAATCGAAATATCCCAGTTTAACACCATCGAAGCTCCCGGAGTAATTGCCTATATTCATGCCGGAAACCGCATCGGTGTATTGGTCGCTGTCAACAAAGCCAAAAACACAAGCATTGAAGAGGCCGGTAAAGATGTCGCCATGCAAGTCGCTGCAATGAAACCCATCGCCCTTGATGAAGACAGCGTGCCGCAAAACATTATTGACAAAGAATTGGAAATAGGAAGGGAACAAGCACTTGCTGAAGGTAAACCGGAAAACATGGTTGATAAAATTTCGCAAGGAAAGCTTAAAAAGTATTTTAAAGAAAACACCCTGTTAAATCAACAATTTGTAAAAGACAATGACAAATCTGTCAGAGACTACGTTAAATCTATTGATAAAGATTTGGTAGTTACAGATTTCAAACGCGTTGCAATAGGCAAATAA
- the rpsB gene encoding 30S ribosomal protein S2 → MSGLSQQEMLDAGVHFGHLRKKWNPKMLPYIFMERKGIHIIDLNKTNEGLVRAANAMRKIARSGKKILFVATKKQAKDLVAKAAEEVGMPHVTERWLGGMLTNFTTIRKSIKKKQTIEKMLSEKATALTKKERLMLGRERDKLDRILGGVEDMSRAPSALFIVDITHEHIALAEAKRLGIATFAIVDTNSDPTSVDFAIPANDDASKSVGIITNYLINTIKEGLAERQKDKQETDYSDSSNEESRSSNVSEAGSDKDQEQRRRNLRSRKRKPGSGGGSDS, encoded by the coding sequence ATGAGTGGTCTTTCCCAACAGGAAATGTTAGATGCAGGTGTACATTTCGGACATTTGCGCAAAAAGTGGAATCCTAAAATGCTACCCTATATCTTTATGGAGCGCAAGGGTATCCATATTATTGACTTAAACAAAACCAACGAAGGGCTGGTACGTGCAGCTAACGCCATGCGCAAGATAGCACGAAGTGGTAAAAAAATATTATTTGTTGCTACTAAAAAACAGGCAAAAGATCTGGTAGCCAAAGCAGCAGAAGAGGTGGGAATGCCCCACGTAACCGAACGTTGGTTGGGTGGTATGCTTACCAATTTTACCACAATTCGCAAGTCTATCAAGAAAAAACAAACTATTGAAAAAATGCTTTCCGAAAAAGCAACTGCGCTGACTAAAAAAGAGCGCCTGATGCTTGGCCGGGAACGCGACAAATTAGACCGAATCCTCGGCGGAGTAGAAGATATGTCACGCGCTCCTTCTGCCTTGTTTATTGTTGACATTACTCACGAACATATTGCTCTTGCAGAAGCTAAACGCTTAGGTATTGCAACTTTTGCTATTGTAGATACCAACTCAGACCCCACTTCTGTTGATTTTGCAATCCCTGCAAACGACGATGCGTCAAAATCAGTCGGTATTATCACCAATTACCTGATTAATACCATCAAGGAAGGTTTGGCAGAGCGTCAAAAAGACAAACAGGAAACAGATTACTCAGATTCTTCCAACGAAGAGAGCCGCAGCAGCAATGTGAGCGAAGCCGGTTCTGATAAAGATCAGGAACAACGCCGCAGAAACCTGCGCAGCAGAAAACGCAAACCCGGTTCGGGTGGAGGTTCGGATAGCTAA
- the rpsI gene encoding 30S ribosomal protein S9 — translation MQQIKELGRRKTAVARVFLKEGSGKITVNGKDISAYFTVSHLFDSILQPFRITGTEGKYDIKVNLKGGGVKGQAEALRLGIARALVEDNEEFRKPLKDQFMLTRDAREVERKKPGLRKARRRTQFSKR, via the coding sequence ATGCAACAAATAAAGGAATTAGGCAGAAGAAAAACCGCAGTAGCGCGTGTGTTTCTAAAAGAAGGAAGCGGGAAAATTACGGTTAACGGCAAAGACATCTCTGCATATTTTACCGTATCGCATTTGTTCGACAGCATTTTACAACCTTTCAGAATTACGGGAACCGAAGGCAAATACGATATTAAGGTAAACCTAAAAGGTGGCGGGGTAAAAGGTCAGGCCGAAGCCCTTCGTCTTGGAATAGCCCGTGCATTGGTCGAAGACAATGAAGAATTCAGAAAACCTCTGAAAGACCAGTTTATGCTGACCCGGGATGCCCGCGAGGTAGAGCGTAAAAAACCGGGGTTGCGCAAAGCACGCCGCCGAACACAGTTCAGCAAACGTTAA
- the rplM gene encoding 50S ribosomal protein L13 — protein sequence MDTLSYKTQSVKEKDITRDWYVIDAQNMVVGRMATHISHILRGKNKVWYSPNMDCGDYVIVINAEKVRFTGNKMNDKVYVRHTGYPGGQRFTTPAELMEKFPERIIEKAVKGMLPKNRLGRAVYKKLFVYTGSEHPHKAQQPKKLEL from the coding sequence GTGGATACATTAAGTTATAAAACCCAATCGGTTAAGGAAAAAGACATAACCCGCGATTGGTACGTAATTGATGCGCAAAATATGGTAGTAGGAAGAATGGCTACTCATATTTCACACATTTTGCGCGGCAAGAACAAGGTTTGGTACAGTCCGAATATGGATTGCGGCGATTATGTCATTGTCATCAATGCAGAGAAAGTGCGGTTTACCGGCAACAAAATGAATGACAAAGTATATGTCCGTCATACAGGATATCCGGGCGGACAGCGTTTTACCACGCCGGCCGAATTGATGGAAAAATTTCCGGAGCGCATCATCGAAAAAGCGGTAAAAGGTATGTTGCCCAAAAACCGCTTAGGACGTGCAGTTTATAAAAAACTATTTGTTTACACCGGCTCCGAGCATCCGCACAAGGCTCAACAGCCCAAAAAACTTGAACTATAA
- a CDS encoding BamA/TamA family outer membrane protein gives MFHRKLHYLFPATLLALACVLNACSNLKYLPQGKSLHTATIINIHPNTKIEDKYTVNKDILALARPKPNKKMLGIARFKLSVYNRTLNKKSSFITWLHEKIGEAPVLTDTAMLDRTRRNMQQYMFNHGYFNNVVKYSTKEKNHRTKVTYNISAISPYIIREVYYPPDTAGILQSLVHKMQEKSVIQSGQDFNVDHLQEEVNRITYELRCKGYFDFISKNLTFELDSSLGNRNLDVYLKLKKPSEIEGSYKSYTINKVYVYPDYEVGKSPGKYTDTLVVNNVNFISSGVKFNPNTLSSLLLIKQGRLYSQKEWEFSLNHLLGLGVYKFVNVKFDKVDSTGIDPRLDCRILLTPAKRMSISGEVEINNRAQQSALGAATSTLLGTAASVSYRNKNLFGGAEAFSFNLFGGLELNPQRNNDNAANNVLINTLNISGELQLSLPKFIVPFKLSNQSRYFLPKSNFRLSANYLRRFNFYTLNSFNINFGYDWNENNRKRHLLNPISVSLLSLQDRAPAFEQQLSQNPFLRRSFEEQIIPGANYTYIYNTQNLSQHRNFVFMRTSIDIAGNTFFAVDQILKVTGIAERDKKLNILGSSYAQYARIEGDFRHYTILPRDQTLVTRINAAIGVPYGNSGVLPYIKQYFVGGPNSIRAFRIRSIGPGSFGSFAVPDSIIIDEFDRTGDIKLEANAEWRFPIISMLKGAVFADLGNIWTLREEKSGTDPDTGSPVYTRPGGQFKANSIFNEIAIGTGLGLRLDFSFFVMRFDLGIPLRNPSLPKGDRWVIENTFEKKWLINNMNLNLAIGYPF, from the coding sequence ATGTTTCATAGAAAATTGCATTACCTATTTCCGGCTACCCTACTTGCTTTAGCTTGCGTTCTGAACGCCTGCAGCAATTTAAAATACCTGCCTCAGGGTAAGAGCCTGCATACGGCAACAATCATCAACATTCATCCCAACACTAAAATAGAAGATAAATATACGGTCAACAAAGACATTCTGGCATTAGCACGTCCAAAACCAAATAAAAAAATGTTGGGGATTGCGCGATTTAAGCTGTCGGTCTATAACCGTACTTTAAACAAAAAAAGCAGTTTTATAACCTGGCTTCACGAAAAAATAGGCGAAGCACCGGTATTGACCGATACTGCTATGTTGGACCGTACCCGCCGGAACATGCAACAGTATATGTTTAACCACGGCTATTTTAACAACGTGGTGAAATATTCGACCAAAGAAAAAAACCACCGTACTAAGGTTACCTATAATATCAGCGCAATCAGCCCTTATATCATTAGGGAGGTTTATTATCCCCCTGACACCGCCGGCATCTTGCAATCTTTGGTTCACAAAATGCAGGAGAAATCAGTTATACAATCCGGTCAGGATTTTAATGTTGACCACCTTCAGGAAGAGGTGAACCGGATAACTTACGAACTTCGGTGCAAAGGATATTTTGACTTTATTTCCAAAAACCTGACCTTTGAATTAGACAGTAGTCTGGGCAATCGCAATTTGGATGTTTATCTGAAACTGAAAAAACCATCGGAGATTGAAGGCAGTTACAAATCCTATACCATCAACAAGGTTTATGTTTACCCTGACTACGAAGTGGGCAAATCCCCCGGAAAATACACCGATACTCTTGTGGTCAATAATGTCAATTTTATATCATCCGGAGTAAAATTTAATCCTAATACCCTTAGTTCTTTGTTATTGATTAAACAAGGCCGGTTATATTCTCAAAAAGAATGGGAATTTAGTCTGAACCACTTGTTGGGATTAGGGGTCTATAAATTTGTCAACGTCAAATTCGATAAAGTTGACAGTACCGGAATTGACCCCCGGTTAGACTGCCGTATCTTATTAACACCGGCCAAACGCATGAGTATATCGGGCGAAGTAGAAATTAACAACCGCGCACAGCAAAGTGCTTTAGGTGCAGCAACCAGCACCCTGTTGGGAACGGCAGCCTCGGTCAGTTATCGCAATAAAAACTTGTTTGGAGGTGCTGAAGCGTTTAGTTTTAACCTGTTTGGCGGGTTAGAATTAAACCCGCAGCGCAATAACGACAATGCAGCCAACAATGTTCTGATTAACACACTGAACATCAGCGGAGAGTTACAACTTTCGTTGCCCAAGTTCATCGTTCCATTTAAACTCAGCAATCAATCGCGCTATTTTCTGCCCAAATCTAATTTCAGACTGAGTGCTAATTATCTCCGGAGATTTAATTTTTACACCCTCAATTCATTCAATATTAACTTTGGATACGACTGGAACGAAAACAACCGTAAAAGACATTTGCTAAACCCGATTTCGGTGAGTTTGCTCAGTCTTCAGGACAGGGCACCGGCATTTGAACAACAACTCAGCCAAAACCCGTTTTTAAGACGAAGTTTTGAAGAACAAATCATTCCGGGAGCAAACTATACCTATATATATAATACCCAAAACCTCTCACAACACCGGAATTTTGTTTTCATGCGAACCTCAATAGATATCGCCGGAAACACTTTTTTTGCCGTAGATCAGATTTTAAAAGTTACCGGAATTGCAGAACGAGACAAAAAACTGAACATTCTTGGAAGTTCGTATGCACAGTATGCCCGCATTGAAGGAGATTTCAGGCATTATACGATTTTACCCCGCGATCAAACTTTGGTAACAAGAATCAATGCGGCTATCGGAGTGCCTTATGGAAACTCCGGCGTATTGCCATACATCAAACAATACTTTGTGGGAGGCCCCAACAGCATCCGTGCATTCAGAATAAGAAGCATCGGACCGGGCTCTTTCGGCTCGTTTGCCGTGCCCGACAGCATCATCATTGATGAGTTTGACCGTACCGGAGACATTAAGTTGGAAGCCAATGCGGAATGGCGTTTCCCGATAATCTCCATGTTAAAAGGTGCTGTATTTGCTGATTTAGGGAATATCTGGACATTAAGAGAAGAAAAATCGGGAACCGACCCCGACACCGGAAGTCCGGTATATACCCGTCCGGGAGGGCAATTTAAAGCTAACTCAATCTTCAACGAAATTGCAATAGGTACCGGTTTAGGTCTCCGGTTAGATTTCAGTTTCTTTGTCATGCGGTTCGATTTGGGTATTCCTTTGCGCAACCCCTCCTTACCAAAGGGCGATCGTTGGGTAATAGAAAATACATTTGAAAAAAAATGGCTGATCAACAATATGAACCTCAATCTGGCAATCGGCTATCCGTTCTGA
- a CDS encoding RNA methyltransferase: MLSNQQVKFINALSVKKYRQKYGRFIAEGEKIVSELLKSGYPVDAIYALPDWLEQHRQMLKHNISKFIVQEVTEAELKKISQLDSPNKVIAVCPIPETEPQKEVVEQQVCLVLDEIKDPGNLGTIVRTADWFGLPYIFCSPSCVDLYNPKTIQATMGSFLRVKVFYQPLSLLFTQFSDIAVYGAMLNGQNIFDAQCKPPAFVVIGNEARGISDEVLPFIQHSITIPKFGNAESLNAAVATGIICAWCCLCPQ; the protein is encoded by the coding sequence ATGCTGTCAAACCAACAGGTTAAATTTATAAACGCCTTGTCTGTAAAAAAATACCGGCAAAAATACGGCCGTTTTATTGCCGAAGGCGAAAAAATCGTTTCTGAATTGCTTAAATCAGGATATCCGGTTGACGCAATTTATGCCTTACCCGATTGGTTAGAACAGCACCGGCAGATGCTAAAACACAACATTTCAAAATTTATTGTTCAGGAAGTAACCGAGGCCGAACTTAAAAAAATTTCGCAATTAGATAGCCCAAACAAAGTGATTGCTGTCTGCCCAATTCCGGAAACTGAACCGCAGAAAGAGGTTGTTGAACAGCAGGTATGTCTGGTTTTGGACGAAATAAAAGACCCGGGCAATCTCGGTACTATTGTCCGTACTGCCGATTGGTTTGGATTACCTTATATTTTTTGTTCTCCTTCGTGTGTAGATTTGTACAATCCCAAGACCATTCAGGCAACGATGGGGTCATTTTTAAGGGTAAAGGTTTTTTACCAACCTCTTTCATTGCTATTTACCCAATTTTCAGATATCGCAGTTTACGGTGCTATGCTGAATGGGCAAAACATATTCGATGCCCAGTGCAAACCTCCCGCTTTTGTTGTTATCGGCAACGAAGCACGAGGTATTTCTGACGAGGTGTTACCATTTATACAACACTCCATTACCATCCCCAAGTTTGGAAATGCCGAGTCGCTTAACGCAGCGGTGGCAACCGGTATTATTTGCGCATGGTGTTGTCTTTGCCCGCAGTAA
- a CDS encoding SUMF1/EgtB/PvdO family nonheme iron enzyme — translation MPYLIQTLPGNLSFRLVLVKGGQFDMGSNLFEQSQPIHPVTVPDFYMAEFVVTQAVYEAIVGKNPSRFKGPQRPLESVSWHDAQAFITLLNKQYKPRPFEQNALPLPKAAMPCLPKHSGNMPPEADS, via the coding sequence ATGCCTTACCTGATACAAACCTTGCCCGGCAACCTTAGTTTTCGCCTTGTTTTGGTAAAAGGCGGCCAATTTGACATGGGCAGCAACTTATTTGAACAGAGCCAACCCATACACCCCGTAACCGTGCCCGATTTTTATATGGCAGAGTTTGTCGTTACGCAGGCTGTTTATGAAGCGATTGTCGGTAAAAACCCAAGTCGCTTTAAAGGCCCGCAACGGCCGTTAGAAAGCGTGAGTTGGCACGATGCACAGGCATTTATAACCTTACTGAACAAGCAATACAAACCCCGGCCGTTTGAACAAAACGCGCTGCCCCTGCCAAAGGCCGCTATGCCTTGCCTACCGAAGCACAGTGGGAATATGCCGCCCGAGGCGGACAGCTAA
- a CDS encoding formylglycine-generating enzyme family protein, which translates to MPTEAQWEYAARGGQLRGEYNYAGSNKLKEVGWYDQNSHSETKDVGLKIPNELGLYDMSGNVWEWCADNWHTDYKGAPQDGSAWEGGDSAFRVLRGGSWFNLAVSCAVAYRFNNHPDGDYNNIGFRLVFLLV; encoded by the coding sequence TTGCCTACCGAAGCACAGTGGGAATATGCCGCCCGAGGCGGACAGCTAAGGGGGGAATATAATTATGCCGGCAGCAACAAACTGAAAGAAGTGGGCTGGTATGACCAAAATAGCCACAGCGAAACCAAAGATGTAGGATTGAAAATACCCAACGAACTGGGTTTGTATGATATGAGTGGAAATGTTTGGGAATGGTGCGCAGACAATTGGCATACCGATTATAAGGGTGCGCCGCAAGACGGCTCAGCTTGGGAGGGCGGAGATTCTGCCTTTCGCGTTTTGCGCGGCGGCAGCTGGTTCAACCTCGCCGTTAGTTGCGCTGTTGCCTACCGCTTCAACAATCACCCCGATGGCGACTACAACAATATCGGGTTTCGCTTGGTGTTCCTTTTAGTTTAG
- a CDS encoding HRDC domain-containing protein produces the protein MQIRVFTVPAIGGEAVNEEMNVFLRSRKILQVREQLVSNEQGIFWSFCVKYLNQHDTSPGNNSGQKPDYSEILEPAAFERFKELRKIRLKIAKDEGVPAYAVFTDEELANLSKIELLTAANMKSVKGIGDKKADKYGPVFLAALPTEKQEQPLKTPKDEKS, from the coding sequence ATGCAAATTAGAGTTTTCACTGTACCGGCGATAGGCGGCGAGGCCGTAAACGAAGAGATGAATGTTTTTTTACGAAGCAGAAAAATTTTACAGGTTCGCGAGCAATTGGTATCGAATGAACAAGGTATCTTTTGGAGTTTTTGTGTCAAATACCTTAATCAGCACGACACTTCACCCGGAAACAATTCGGGACAAAAACCCGATTACAGCGAAATATTAGAACCGGCTGCTTTTGAACGTTTTAAAGAATTGCGCAAAATCAGGTTGAAAATTGCTAAAGACGAGGGCGTACCTGCCTACGCCGTGTTTACGGATGAAGAATTAGCCAATCTCTCCAAAATTGAATTGCTCACTGCCGCAAACATGAAAAGTGTAAAAGGTATAGGCGATAAAAAAGCCGATAAATACGGGCCTGTTTTTTTAGCTGCGTTACCGACAGAAAAACAAGAACAGCCCCTCAAAACTCCTAAAGATGAAAAGAGCTAA
- a CDS encoding reverse transcriptase codes for MKRANFLIPAIAQTDNLLLAFYKAQQGKSHSRAVRVYRANLSENTELLKQQIMSGKVAVGNYRQFTIYEPKQRQISAPAFNEQVLHHALMNICHPFFDSAQIFDSYASRPGKGVHAALRRAQEYARSYPFYLKLDVRKFFDSIHHSVLKTQLLRQFKDRKLLHILYCIIDSYETEPNRGVPIGNLSSQYFANHFLTGLDRYIKETLRIKAYVRYMDDMVLWHSDKETLKQVLEKIRTYINNQLLCEIKPPNLNLIQYGLPFLGYLIFPHNTRLLQNSKRRFIHKINQTTRNYENGYWSQQTCSRSANSLLAFARFADTIYLRQQLFIKQNTN; via the coding sequence ATGAAAAGAGCTAATTTTTTAATACCCGCCATAGCCCAAACGGATAACCTGCTTTTGGCATTTTACAAAGCACAACAAGGCAAATCTCATAGTCGTGCGGTAAGGGTTTACCGTGCCAACCTTTCCGAAAATACAGAACTTCTTAAGCAGCAGATAATGAGCGGCAAAGTAGCTGTTGGCAACTACAGGCAATTTACCATTTACGAACCCAAGCAAAGACAAATAAGCGCGCCTGCTTTTAATGAACAAGTATTGCATCATGCGCTGATGAATATTTGTCATCCTTTTTTTGATAGCGCGCAAATTTTTGACAGCTATGCCAGCCGCCCGGGCAAAGGCGTACATGCAGCATTAAGAAGAGCGCAAGAATATGCGCGCAGCTATCCTTTTTATTTAAAACTCGATGTTCGCAAATTTTTCGACAGCATCCATCATTCTGTTCTTAAAACACAATTATTGCGCCAATTTAAAGACCGCAAATTATTGCATATTTTATACTGTATTATTGACAGCTACGAAACTGAGCCAAACAGAGGCGTACCCATTGGCAACTTAAGCAGTCAGTATTTTGCCAACCACTTTTTAACCGGTTTAGACCGATACATTAAGGAAACCCTACGCATAAAAGCTTACGTGCGCTATATGGATGATATGGTGCTGTGGCATTCCGATAAAGAAACACTAAAGCAGGTGCTTGAAAAAATAAGGACCTATATCAACAACCAATTGCTTTGCGAAATAAAACCGCCCAATTTAAACCTTATCCAATACGGTTTGCCGTTTTTGGGCTATCTGATTTTTCCGCACAATACGCGCTTATTACAAAACAGCAAACGCCGGTTTATCCACAAAATAAACCAAACAACCCGCAATTATGAAAACGGCTATTGGAGCCAGCAAACATGCAGCCGATCTGCCAATTCCCTGCTGGCATTTGCCCGTTTTGCCGATACGATATATTTAAGGCAACAACTCTTTATAAAACAAAATACCAACTGA